A genomic segment from Bacillus cereus G9842 encodes:
- the zapA gene encoding cell division protein ZapA yields the protein MSQQKGKKSRINVEIYGQQYSVVGDESTSHIRMVAAIVDDKMRELNAKNPSLDTSRLAVLTAVNVIHDYIKLKEEHEKLKESMTKKGME from the coding sequence TTGTCACAACAAAAGGGAAAGAAAAGTCGAATTAATGTAGAAATCTATGGTCAACAATATTCAGTTGTTGGCGATGAAAGTACAAGTCATATCCGCATGGTAGCAGCGATTGTGGATGATAAAATGCGCGAACTCAATGCCAAGAATCCTTCGCTTGACACGAGTAGACTAGCGGTATTGACGGCGGTAAACGTCATACACGATTACATAAAATTAAAAGAAGAACATGAGAAATTGAAAGAAAGTATGACAAAAAAAGGAATGGAATAA
- the rnhC gene encoding ribonuclease HIII, producing the protein MSNSIVIQTNSTVIEDMKQQYKHSLSPKTPQGGIFMAKVPSCTITAYKSGKVMFQGGRAEAEASRWQTVSQTPKTAVKKTVDSHRYAPPASISTMSIVGSDEVGTGDFFGPMTVVAVYVDAKQIPLLKELGVKDSKNLNDDQITAIAKQLLHVVPYSSLVLHNEKYNELFDKGNNQGKLKALLHNKAITNLLGKMAPTKPEGVLIDQFTQPDTYYKYLAKQKQVQRENVYFATKGESVHLAVAAASILARYSFVKQFDELSKKAGMPLPKGAGKQVDIAAAKLIQKLGKERLPEFVKLHFANTEKAFRLLK; encoded by the coding sequence ATGTCAAATTCTATCGTAATTCAAACAAATTCTACAGTAATTGAAGACATGAAACAACAATATAAACATTCGCTTAGCCCGAAAACTCCGCAAGGCGGGATCTTCATGGCAAAGGTACCATCTTGCACGATTACAGCGTATAAATCTGGAAAAGTAATGTTCCAAGGAGGCCGCGCTGAAGCAGAAGCTTCTCGTTGGCAAACTGTCTCTCAAACACCCAAAACAGCTGTAAAAAAAACTGTCGATTCACATCGTTATGCACCGCCTGCTTCCATCAGTACAATGTCTATTGTAGGGTCTGATGAAGTTGGTACGGGAGATTTCTTTGGACCGATGACAGTCGTTGCTGTATATGTAGATGCAAAGCAAATTCCACTACTAAAAGAACTTGGTGTAAAAGACTCTAAAAACTTAAATGACGATCAAATTACTGCCATTGCGAAACAACTTCTACATGTTGTTCCTTACAGCTCTCTTGTCCTTCATAATGAAAAATATAACGAGCTATTTGATAAAGGAAACAACCAAGGTAAGCTAAAAGCCTTGCTACATAATAAAGCTATTACAAACTTATTAGGTAAAATGGCACCTACAAAACCTGAAGGCGTCTTAATCGATCAATTCACACAACCTGATACATACTATAAATATTTAGCAAAACAAAAACAGGTACAGCGTGAAAATGTTTATTTCGCGACGAAAGGTGAAAGCGTCCATTTAGCAGTAGCCGCTGCTTCTATTTTAGCTCGCTACTCATTCGTAAAACAGTTTGACGAACTAAGCAAAAAAGCTGGTATGCCACTTCCAAAAGGTGCTGGTAAACAAGTTGATATTGCTGCAGCTAAATTAATTCAAAAGCTTGGTAAAGAACGATTACCCGAGTTTGTGAAACTGCATTTCGCTAATACGGAGAAGGCGTTTCGCTTATTAAAATAG
- a CDS encoding YuzL family protein — translation MSKKVKKDHSRSSLGSPEVEGQGTTTHETGSHKVSSSNKKQKQS, via the coding sequence ATGAGTAAAAAAGTGAAAAAAGATCATTCAAGATCGAGCCTAGGTTCTCCGGAAGTAGAAGGACAAGGAACGACGACACATGAAACAGGTTCTCATAAGGTATCTTCATCTAATAAGAAGCAGAAACAAAGCTAA